In Lutra lutra chromosome 5, mLutLut1.2, whole genome shotgun sequence, a single genomic region encodes these proteins:
- the LOC125101323 gene encoding double-headed protease inhibitor, submandibular gland encodes MHVCIYTCMCASEKPPSLIITMESITAFAIFALVATAWAAPPPVGDQAGGRKVDCFKYNTKGSEFACPRHLDPVCGTDHSTYSNECMFCMLSQNKGFPVRILQHNKCDIECTQYSEMCTMEYLPLCGSDGKNYSNKCLFCNAVMRSRGALFLAKHGECQSP; translated from the exons atgcatgtgtgtatatatacgtgtatGTGTGCCTCAGAGAAGCCACCCTCACTCATCATCACTATGGAGAGCATCACTGCTTTTGCCATCTTTGCTCTTGTAGCCACTGCATGGGCTGCCCCTCCACCTG TCGGTGATCAAGCAGGGGGAAGAAAG GTGGACTGTTTCAAATACAACACAAAAGGCTCTGAGTTTGCATGCCCAAGGCACCTGGACCCAGTATGTGGCACAGATCATAGCACTTACAGTAATGAATGTATGTTTTGCATGCTAAGTCA AAACAAAGGATTTCCAGTCAgaatacttcaacataataaatgt GATATTGAGTGCACCCAATATTCTGAAATGTGTACCATGGAATACTTACCTCTCTGTGGATCTGATGGAAAGAATTATAgcaacaaatgtttgttttgcAATGCTGTTAT GAGGAGCCGTGGTGCACTTTTTTTGGCAAAGCATGGAGAGTGCCAGTCTCCCTGA